Below is a genomic region from Caballeronia sp. SBC1.
ACGAGTTCCGTGAACCGTGCGGCCACACCCTTCTGCACGAGCATTCGCTTGACCGCCGTGCAGCGTTGTCCGGAATTTTTGTACGAGCCTTGCACGGCCAGCGTTGCGGCGCGTTCCAGATCGGCGTCATCCAGCACGATTAGCGGGTCATTGCCGCCGAGTTCCAGCACCACGCGCCGATACCCCGCCCTCGCCGCAATCTCCTTGCCGATAGCCACGCCACCGGTAAAAGTGACGAGGTCGGCATGCGGGTTCGTCACGAGTTCTTCCGCGATCTCACGCGGGTCGCCCGTCAAAACCTGCAGCATGGGAGCGGGCAAGCCGGCTTCGTACAACACGTCGGCTAAGTAGTATGCCGACAACGGGACCTTCTCCGAAGGCTTCAGGATCACGCGATTGTTCGTTGCAATAGCCGGTGCAAGCTTATGCGCGACCTGATTCATCGGATGATTGAACGGTGTGATCGCGACAATCACGCCGGCCAGCGGCTCGCGTTGCGAGAACACGCGACGAGCTTTGCCGTGCGGGGTGAGATCGCAGGAAAAACTCTGGCCGTCGTCGCGCAACGCTTCCATGGCGGCGAATTTCAGCACGTCGGCTACGCGGCCAATTTCATAACGCGAATCCTGTTTCGACAAACCCGATTCAAGCGAAATAAGGTCCGACGCTTCTTCCGTGCGCTCACGCAGCAGCGCAGCCGCACGTTCGAGAATCTGCGAGCGTTCGTAGCGCGTGAGCGTCGACCGGTAGTTCACCGCGTACTCGAATGCGTCGCGCACGTCGTCGACGCTCGCCATCGGCACGGTGCCAACGCGGGTGCTCGTGTAAGGATCGAAAACATCGATGTTGCGTGCACGCGCCGCACGCTCACCCTTCAGGCGCAGCTTTTCGACTCGCAGCGCATGTTGCTCAACCGCATGAACGGCGCTCATGATGCAAGCTCCAGGTGGTTCAACGCGATGTTGAATACATCGAAGTTACGCAAGCGTTTTCTCTCTTGCTTCGACTCGAAACCATCGGTTGGACGATTGAACAACAACGGCACTTCCTGCTCGGACACGCCGCCATGCGAGCGCAACGGCACGGTCAATCCCGACAGGTCATGCTCCGCGCGCCGGGTACCGAGCACCGTATTGCGTCCGCTCACGACCACGAGATCTCCCACGCGATCGTTCGGCAACTCGAAGCGTTCACACGCAGTGGCGTTGTCGAGAACGATATCCACGCCCGGCAGTTCGGCAATGCGCGCTGCCAGCGCTTTTGCATCGACGGAAGATGGCAGATAGATGGTCGCGAACGAACCAAGCGCGCCGTGGTGGACCACGTAGGGATCGGTAATCGGCAGGATCACGCGCGCCGCGTGATCTCTATTCGGCGCATCCAGCGTTTCATCCAGCCAGTCTTGCAGATACACGACGTTCGGCTCGCCCGTTGCGGCGTCGTGCTTCGCGTTCATGCCATGGTCGGCGGTCAGGCCGATCACCGCGCCGAGTTCGTTCAGGCGCGCGAGGTAGCCGTCCATCATTGCGTAGAACGCGTTCGCGCCGTCCGTGCCGGGCGCGCATTTATGCTGCACGTAGTCCGTGGTCGACAAGTACATGAGGTCCAGCTTGCGGGTCTCGGCGAGCCGTACGCCGGCCGCGAACACAAACTCTGAAAGGCCTGCGCTATACACATCCGGCACGGGCTTGCCGACAAGCTCCAGCACGTTCTCGATGCCGTTCTCCGCGAGCGTCACCGCGTCCGCTTTCTCCGCCGAGAAACAGATGCCGTCGAGTTGCCAGCCGAGCAGGCGACGCAACTTGTCCTTGGCCGTGATCACCGCAACCTTCTCGCCGCGTTGCGCCGCAGCCGCGAGGATCGTGCCCGCGCGAAGGTAGGCCGGGTCGTTCATCATCACTTCGGCACCCTTGCCGCCGTTCGCTTGCGGGTCGAAGAAATAATTGCCGCAAATGCCATGTACC
It encodes:
- the phnY gene encoding phosphonoacetaldehyde dehydrogenase, whose amino-acid sequence is MSAVHAVEQHALRVEKLRLKGERAARARNIDVFDPYTSTRVGTVPMASVDDVRDAFEYAVNYRSTLTRYERSQILERAAALLRERTEEASDLISLESGLSKQDSRYEIGRVADVLKFAAMEALRDDGQSFSCDLTPHGKARRVFSQREPLAGVIVAITPFNHPMNQVAHKLAPAIATNNRVILKPSEKVPLSAYYLADVLYEAGLPAPMLQVLTGDPREIAEELVTNPHADLVTFTGGVAIGKEIAARAGYRRVVLELGGNDPLIVLDDADLERAATLAVQGSYKNSGQRCTAVKRMLVQKGVAARFTELVVEKTLAWSYGDPFDPANQMGTVIDAAAAELFETRVNEAVLKGARLLCGNKRNGALYSPTVLDRVDPSMTLVREETFGPVSPIIEFDTIDDAIRISNGTAFGLSSGVCTDRADLITRFVNELRVGTVNVWEVPGYRIELTPFGGIKDSGLGYKEGVQEAMKSFTNLKTFSLPWA
- the phnA gene encoding phosphonoacetate hydrolase; the encoded protein is MSTSTEMLMEVNGRAYGPARALTVVVCVDGCEYDYLEAAVAAGVAPFIGTMLRGGSAFRADCVIPSFTNPNNLSIVTGVSPSVHGICGNYFFDPQANGGKGAEVMMNDPAYLRAGTILAAAAQRGEKVAVITAKDKLRRLLGWQLDGICFSAEKADAVTLAENGIENVLELVGKPVPDVYSAGLSEFVFAAGVRLAETRKLDLMYLSTTDYVQHKCAPGTDGANAFYAMMDGYLARLNELGAVIGLTADHGMNAKHDAATGEPNVVYLQDWLDETLDAPNRDHAARVILPITDPYVVHHGALGSFATIYLPSSVDAKALAARIAELPGVDIVLDNATACERFELPNDRVGDLVVVSGRNTVLGTRRAEHDLSGLTVPLRSHGGVSEQEVPLLFNRPTDGFESKQERKRLRNFDVFNIALNHLELAS